In Penaeus chinensis breed Huanghai No. 1 chromosome 40, ASM1920278v2, whole genome shotgun sequence, one genomic interval encodes:
- the LOC125047224 gene encoding histone-lysine N-methyltransferase 2B-like isoform X4 gives MGCVVSFIRSLRSYHGSHLTPRQLERQRRQRSQKAQSRPTRAPTPPSSPEEDERRALSFDGGYNSYSTTPPPPSAPPAAAPTPKSKRPKLFKSKS, from the exons ATGGGCTGCGTCGTGTCGTTCATACGCTCCTTGAGGTCGTACCACGGCTCACACTTGACCCCGCGCCAGCTGGAACGACAACGACGCCAGCGTTCACAAAAGGCCCA GAGCCGACCCACGCGCGCCCCGACGCCGCCGAGCTCTCCCGAAGAGGATGAGCGCCGCGCCCTCAGCTTCGACGGGGGCTATAACTCCTACAGCaccacgcctcctcctccttctgctccgccGGCCGCCGCTCCCACGCCCAAGTCGAAGCGGCCGAAGTTATTCAAGAGCAAGAGTTAA
- the LOC125047224 gene encoding uncharacterized protein LOC125047224 isoform X1, protein MIIMMKMGMLIMITTTTSITPPPPINNTNNPFVSSCTLFNLDRWWWCCGAMGCVVSFIRSLRSYHGSHLTPRQLERQRRQRSQKAQSRPTRAPTPPSSPEEDERRALSFDGGYNSYSTTPPPPSAPPAAAPTPKSKRPKLFKSKS, encoded by the exons atgataataatgatgaagatgggtatgttaataatgataactactactacgagtattactcctcctcctcctattaacaatactaacaatccTTTCGTTTCCAGCTGCACCTTATTTAACCTGgatcggtggtggtggtgctgcggGGCCATGGGCTGCGTCGTGTCGTTCATACGCTCCTTGAGGTCGTACCACGGCTCACACTTGACCCCGCGCCAGCTGGAACGACAACGACGCCAGCGTTCACAAAAGGCCCA GAGCCGACCCACGCGCGCCCCGACGCCGCCGAGCTCTCCCGAAGAGGATGAGCGCCGCGCCCTCAGCTTCGACGGGGGCTATAACTCCTACAGCaccacgcctcctcctccttctgctccgccGGCCGCCGCTCCCACGCCCAAGTCGAAGCGGCCGAAGTTATTCAAGAGCAAGAGTTAA
- the LOC125047224 gene encoding uncharacterized protein LOC125047224 isoform X2: MRTSRSAPGNMNISMHTRSNNDNNDEDGCTLFNLDRWWWCCGAMGCVVSFIRSLRSYHGSHLTPRQLERQRRQRSQKAQSRPTRAPTPPSSPEEDERRALSFDGGYNSYSTTPPPPSAPPAAAPTPKSKRPKLFKSKS; this comes from the exons at GCGAACCTCGAGAAGCGCCCCCGGAAATATGAACATCAGTATGCACACacgtagcaataatgataataatgatgaagatgg CTGCACCTTATTTAACCTGgatcggtggtggtggtgctgcggGGCCATGGGCTGCGTCGTGTCGTTCATACGCTCCTTGAGGTCGTACCACGGCTCACACTTGACCCCGCGCCAGCTGGAACGACAACGACGCCAGCGTTCACAAAAGGCCCA GAGCCGACCCACGCGCGCCCCGACGCCGCCGAGCTCTCCCGAAGAGGATGAGCGCCGCGCCCTCAGCTTCGACGGGGGCTATAACTCCTACAGCaccacgcctcctcctccttctgctccgccGGCCGCCGCTCCCACGCCCAAGTCGAAGCGGCCGAAGTTATTCAAGAGCAAGAGTTAA
- the LOC125047224 gene encoding uncharacterized protein LOC125047224 isoform X3, protein MLVFRVMMPRDSYPCCKKHLNCTLFNLDRWWWCCGAMGCVVSFIRSLRSYHGSHLTPRQLERQRRQRSQKAQSRPTRAPTPPSSPEEDERRALSFDGGYNSYSTTPPPPSAPPAAAPTPKSKRPKLFKSKS, encoded by the exons ATGCTTGTCTTTAGGGTTATGATGCCCCGAGATAGTTACCCGTGTTGCAAGAAGCATCTTAA CTGCACCTTATTTAACCTGgatcggtggtggtggtgctgcggGGCCATGGGCTGCGTCGTGTCGTTCATACGCTCCTTGAGGTCGTACCACGGCTCACACTTGACCCCGCGCCAGCTGGAACGACAACGACGCCAGCGTTCACAAAAGGCCCA GAGCCGACCCACGCGCGCCCCGACGCCGCCGAGCTCTCCCGAAGAGGATGAGCGCCGCGCCCTCAGCTTCGACGGGGGCTATAACTCCTACAGCaccacgcctcctcctccttctgctccgccGGCCGCCGCTCCCACGCCCAAGTCGAAGCGGCCGAAGTTATTCAAGAGCAAGAGTTAA